Part of the Tepiditoga spiralis genome, TGTATATACAACACATAAATCTTTATCAACATCATCTGTTATAGAAAGTTTTTTTACTTTTTCTATATATATATCATCAATTTCTTTACCTATTATTTTTAATAATCCTTTTTCAATAGCTTCTTCTTTTGAAATTCTTTTTATTGTAGAAAAATCATTTACATTATTTATTTCTTCAGTTAAAGGATCTGCTATTTTTGAAGTTATTTGAGCGCCATCTTCCCAATATGCTTTATAACCATTGTATTCTTTAGGATTATGACTTGCAGTGATCACAATTCCTCCAGCAGTTTTTAAATGTAATATTGAAAATGAAAGTTCTGGTGTAGGTCTTAAATCTTCAAAAAGAAATGCTTTTATGCCATTAGCAGCAAAAATTAATGCTGTATCAAGTGCAAATTCCTTGGACATATGTCTACTATCATGTGCAATAGCTACTCCTCTTTCAGCATATTCTTTTGATTGTTTATTAATAAAATTGGCAAATCCTTGTGTGGCTTTTGAAACTGTATATATATTCATTCTATTTGTACCTGCACCTAATTTTCCTCTTAATCCAGCAGTTCCAAATTCAAGATCTTTATAAAATCTATCTTGAATTTCCTTTTCATCTGAAATTTTTTTTAATTCTTCTTTTGTCTTTTCATCAATATTTTTGTCTTTTAACCAACTTTTATACCTTTCCATATAATTCATAAAATTCCCTCCCTTAAAAATATTCACAGTAAATTATACCATAATTTATATAATCAAAAAAATAATCTGATTTTTAATATTTTTTGCATTGTGAAAATTCACAATATTATATTTATTTTTTAACATTTTGATACAAAAATAAAATGTATTTAGTAGTATAATGTATCTGCTAATATATTTATATATGTAAATATATAAATATAATGATATATCGGAGGCGGTAGTTATGAGTACACTTCTTGTTTTAGCAATAACTTTTGTAACTTATTTTTTCATTATTTTTACAAGAAAGATTAAAAAATCTATAATTACTTTTTTTCTTGCTTCATTGCTTTTTATATTTAAACCGGTTGAAGGATTTACACTTGAGAATTTAAGTCATATAGTTAGTTTTGAAACGCTTGGAATTTTACTTGGAATGACTATAATTGTTGAAATTTTAAAAGAAAGTGGTTTTTTTACTTATTTTGCAGTAAAAACAATAAAAGCAAGTAAGTATAAATTTTGGATTGTTTTATTTTTGTTAATGGGAATTGTAATAATATTTTCAGCATTTTTAGATAATGTGGTAACTATATTATTTATTGCTCCTATTATTTTTCTTGTAGCAGATACTTTAGAAGTTGATCCAACACCATTAATGATGTTAACTATAGTTATGGATAACATTGGTGGGATGGGAACATTAATTGGAAGTCCAGTAAATATAATAATAGGAACAACAAGTGGTATTGATTTTACAAAATTTCTTGTTACAATGGGACCTATAACTTTGTTAGCATTTGTAGCCTCGTTTTTTATTTTTAAAATACAAAATAAAATTGATACAAAATCTTATAATAAAAAATTAGAAAAATTAAAAGAAATGGATGAAAATAAAGCAATTACCAATAAATCAATGGCAATAAAAGGTGTAGTAATTTTCTTTATAGCATTAATGGGATTTTTAACTCATGAAAGTACACATATACCAATAGCAGTAGTAGCTACTTCATCAGCTTTAGTTTTAATGCTTCTAACTAACAAAGATTTTGAAGAAATGGCTCATGAAATAGATTGGGATACTTTATTTTTCTATTCAGCCTTATTTGCTGTATCTTATGCTTTAAGTGAAATAGGTGCAATAGATATTCTTGCAAATTTATTTATGCCACTTATGAATACACCAATGTTGTTAATGTTAGTTTTTATGTTTGTATCTGCAATGGTAATGCCATTTTTGAATTCTGTTCCTGGAACATTAGTGTTGGCTCCAGTTGTTTCCGTTTTAGTAAATAAAGGCGCTCCTTTTGAATTATGGTTTGCATTTGCTATGGGGGCAAATCTTGGAACAAACTTAACTCCTCTTGGTGCTGTTCAAAACTTTGTGGTAGTTGGATTACTAAAAAAAGATGCAAATGTGGATATTTCTTTTTCAAAATATATGAAATATGGATATATTCACGTTATTGTTTCATTGATTATAGCGGTTGCATATTTGTTTTTTCATTATTATGTAATGGCTTAAGGAAGTGTGATTATGAATGAAGAATTAAAAATATTTAAAGCATTAGCCGATGAAACAAGATTAAAAATAATAAAAATATTATTAAAAGGAGAACACTGCGTTTGTAAAATAGTTCCACACACAAATAGATCACAATCAACCGTTTCTAATCAATTATCAAAATTAGAAAATCTTGGAATAGTAAAATCAAAAAGAGATGGTAGACGAATATGCTACTATATTGTAAATGATAAAATTGAAAAAATATTAAATATTTTTAAAAAGGGAGTGTGATTATGGGAAGTATAACAAGTTTTCTTATTGTAATTTTTGTAGTTGGTTTTGTAACAGGTGGATTAAAAATAAGATTTGACCGTTTTTTTGCAATTCTAATGTTAATGACCGTTGCAGGTAAAGGTATAAGAAGTGCAATTGATTTGTTTTTGTGGGTAATTATGCTTGGTAGTTTATATATAATACTTGAAAATCAAGAAAAAATCAAAAAGATGCCAAAAGCAGCATTAATAAAATTTTTTACATTTATACCAATAATGACATTTTTTAGTTCCTTACTTGGATCATACTTAAATAGCTTGAGTTCTAATAAATTTTTAACTATAACATTAGGAATCTTAGCTTTATTATATGGTTTAAGAATGATATTTATTCATTTCAAAGATCATGAAATGGATCATAAAGATCCTAAACCTGGGTTTGTAAAATTTTGTGGTTTTTTTGGACCAATAATAAGTGGTTTTTCAATAGGTTTTATTGGAACGTCATTAAAATCATTAAAATTACCTCTTGCAATTAAAAGTGGAAAAATGAATGCAAAACAAGTGTATTTAGGTAATACTATGACAGCATTTTTTTCTTCGTTATTTGCTATAATGTGGCATTATATATTTACTCCTTCAATGGAAGCCTTTGATAGTTATATTTATGCTATAAGTTTGTGGGCATCAATACACTTTGTATATGACTTAACTAATGTTTTCTTTAAAGATAAGTGGAGAAAAGGATTTCAAATTTTTATTGGAATAGCATTAGTTTTAGTATCATTTAAGATTTTTTCTATGTAATAAAAATAAAAAAATGTTCTTTCATTCGAAAGAACATTTTTTTTTAATTATATTTATTATTATAAATCTTTGGTATTCACCCATTAATTTATATTTTAATTTAATTAAAAATAAATAATTGATTATTTGATTTGTAATATAATAATATTATAATATGTACGAATGTTCATATATAAATAAAGGGGTGATTTAAAATGGAAGTTATAAAAAAGTTAACCTTTAATATAAAAAAATATTTAATTTTTTTTACATTAACTTTTTTATCTATTGGATGGATTTTAGGAGCAAATTTTTCAAAGTTTGCTGCAACGAATAAATCTATTTTTTCAAATGTAATTGTATTTTTTGTTTTTTTTATGATTTATCCTATGATGATAAATATGGATTGGAAAAAAATAACTAAACTATTTAAAGATCCTAAAGCGATTTTATTAAGCTTATTATACAACTATTTAATTACTCCAGTAATAGCCTATATATTAATGCGGTTATTTCTTCACAATGATGAATTAGCACTTGGATTTATGCTAGTAATGCTAATACCAGTAAGTTCTTCAAGTATAGGATATACTGGAATAGTAAAAGGTAGTGTTGAAGTGGCAACAATAGCTCAAACAATAAATTTTATTTTAATCCCTATACTTGCTCCAATTTATTTATCAATAATAGCTCATGGAAGTAAAATTACAATACCAATGAATTCAATATTAAAATCAATGTTTTATGTAATAATATTACCAATAATTTTAGGATATATAACAAGAGTAATTATAATTTCAAAAGTTGGAGAAAAAGGCTTAAAAAGAGCAAAACCTTTAATAGGATTAATAACTTTAGTATCAATGTTGGGAGTAATATTTTTTATTTTCTTTTTAAAAGGTCATATGCTTGTTAGTAAATGGAATTTATTAATTATACTTGGATTTTTAACTATAATATATTTAATAATTGCATTAGTATTTGAAACTTGGTTTAATAAAAGAGCTGGACTTACATATGAAGAACACATGGGAATTGTATTTTTAAGTACTGGTAAAAACAATGGTACAGCAGTGGCAATTGCAACACTTGCATTTAGTCCATTAGTTGCTATACCTGCTGCAATATTGCCTATTTTTCAAATAATATTTATGATATTTTATGTAAAATTAGAAAATAAAATAAAAAAGTATTTTGAAAAAAATACTAAAATAAATTATACAAGAAAATACGAGGAGGAATAGAATGATACAAAAATTTGTATTAGAAACAACATTGCATCCAGAAGAATCTGTTTCATTACACAAAGCACGTGGTTTAGAAACAAAAATTTCTGTAAATACTGAAGGTAAACATACTCATGCTCATACTCCAGTTGAAACAGTTATTGGAGCATTAGGTTCTTGTTTAATAATAAATACACAAAGATTTTTTAAAGCTAAAGAATTAAATTTTAAAGATATAAAAATGACACTAAATGGTTATAGAGATCCTTCTATACCAAAACTTGTAAAAATAGAATACTTTATGAAAATAGAAACAAATGAAACAATTAATTTAGATGAATTAAAAGAATTTATATCAAAAAAAAGTACAACATATAGAACTTTAGAAGATTCAGTAGAAATAGTTGGAGAAATTGAAAAAATATAAAAATTATGATAAAACAATAACTTTATTACTTCAATAAAGTTATTGTTTTTTTATAAAAATCCTCAAAAACGTTTTTACCAATAATTAACGTTTAAAAAATAATTTTGAAATAATTATTATTTATAATGTAAACGAATTAATAAAATAATTAATTAATTAAGAAATTACTAATATATTTAATACAAAAAGACTTTATAACTATTTGTGAAAAAAATCATATATTTTCACAAAAAAAAAATCATGGAGGTGTTTTTTATGGCAAAGTACGAAGTTACAAAAACATTAGATGTTATGGGAGAAGTATGTCCTGTTCCAGATGTTGAAACCAAAAGAGCTATGAAAAAGATGAAACCTGGAGAAATTTTAGAAGTATTGATTGACTACCCTATGTCTAAAGAAAGAATTCCAGAAGCTGTTAAAAAAATGGGTAACGAAGTACTTGAAATTGAAGAATCTGGAAGTTCAGAATGGAAAATTTATATTAAAATAAAGTAATCTAAAGGGGGAGTAAATTTATGGAATGGTCCGGATTAATAATCGGTCTTATTTTTGGGGTAATTTTACAAAAAGGAAGAGTTTGTTTTAATTCAGCTTTTAGAGATGTTTTAATGTTTAAAGATAATTATTTAATGAAACTTGCTGCATTAACACTTGCATTAGAATCAATAGTTTTTGTTTTATTTGCTCAATTTGGTTGGATGACTATGAATCCAAAACCATTAAACTGGGGAGCTAATATTGTTGGTGGTTTTATATTTGGGTTAGGAATGGTTTTAGCTGGTGGATGTGCTTCAGGTGTAACTTATAGAGTTGGAGAAGGTATGACAACAGCTTGGTTTGCGGCTGTTTTCTATGGTTTAACAGGTTATGCTACAAAACATGGTGCTTTTAATTGGTGGTTAAAATTATTTGGTCAAAGTATAAAAACTACAAATGATTCACAATACTTTGTAGAAAAATCAGGACCAACACTTTCTTCTGTTTTACATTTAAATCAATGGATCGTTGTTGCCATATTTGTTGGATTGATGTTATGGTATGTTTTTGGAACAAAAACAACAGAAAGACCTACAAAATTAGGATTTAAAACAGCATCTATTCTTATAGCTTTACTTGCTGGGTTTGCCTTTATAACAAGTACAGCTTCAGGAAGACATTATGGAATGGGAATTACTGGTGGATGGATAAATTTATTTGATGGATTTTTAAATAAAAAACCATTAAATTGGGAAGGTTTAGAAATTCTTGGTATTATTGTTGGAGCAGGAATAACCGCTAAATTAGCTGGTGAATTTAAGCTAAGAATGCCTAAAAATCCAATTACATATTTACAAGTAATGATAGGTGGATTTTTAATGGGACTTGGAGCTGTAACTGCTGGTGGATGTAATGTTGGACATTTCTTAACAGGTGTTCCACAATTAGCAATATCATCAATTGTTGCTTCAATATTCTTTATATTAGGTAACTGGACAATGGCATGGCTATTGTATAGAGAAAGAGATTAAGTTAAGGAGGCATTTTATGAAAATAGCAATACAAGCAATGGTTCAACCTTATACATATCAAGATCTTGATTCGATAATAAAAATTGCTGATGCAGCTCTTGATAAAGGACACGAAGTTACAATATTTTTATTTTGTGACGCAGCATTAGCAAGTAATAAACAAATAAAACCAGTAAGAAGTGATAGAAACTTACCAAAAATACTTGAAACAATGATAAAAGAAAAAGGATTAAAAGTAGATATATGTGGAATTTGTATGGATTATAGAGGAATAACAACAGACATGATTATCGAAGGTTCAAGAGCTAGTGGATTACCTGAATTAGCTGAATTAGTGTATAACTCTGATAGATTTATAAGCTTTATGGCGTGAGGTGAAATATGGATAAAAAAGTATTATTTGTCGTTTATCAATCTCCTGTAGGATCATTATGGACAAATGAAGGATTTAGAACTGCATTTGGTATGTATGGAGAAGATATTGAACCTTCTTTATTGGTTTTAGAAGCTGCAAGTACTTCATTATCTAAAAATACAGCACCTGAAAAAATGGGATTATTACCAATAAAAATAGTTCATAGATTTGTAAAAAGATATGAAACAGAAGTTTTTGGCGTTGAAGAACATTTAGAAAAGTATGGAGTAAAAAAGGAAAATATCGATGAAAACTTTAATGCAAAATTATTAAAAGAAAATGAGTTAAATGAGTTTTTTCATTCTTTTGATTCAGTAATATTTATGTGAGGTGTTAATATGGCTCTTGTTTTAGTTAAGTATGGATTAGATAATCCAGCAGAAAGAATTAAACTTTCTAATACTAAAGATGAAGATACAATTGTTTTTATACAAAATGGAATATTTTGGACAAGAACAGCTGAAATAAACTCTATAAAAGGTAAAAAAGTTGCAATAAAAGATGATTTTATTTGTAGAGGTTATGATGAATCAGAAGCAAAAGTACCTTTAATTGATTACTCTAATTTTATTGATATAGTTGAAAAAGAAGAAAAATTTATAGGATAAAGGAAAAGCTAACGCTTTTCCTTTACCTTAATATTAATTTGGAGATTTAGTATGAAGTATAAAAAATTAAATGTACAAACATTGGATTTAACTGATTTATTTAAAATCCTTACAAATCAAGCAAGACTTGAAATATTAGTATTATTAAAAGATAGCTGTTCAACTTTAAATGAAATGATTGAAAAGTTATCAATGGATAAATCAACAATATATAGACATTTAAGATATTTAAAAAATAGATCATTAATAATTTCTTATGAAAAAGATGGAGTTGAACGTTATGATCTTTCATGTAAACTTGTATACGATCTTATAGAATCTGGAATACAAATATTGTCAAATTTAAAAAATATAAAATCATATTCTTACAATAATTTAAAAATATTTTCTAATGAAATAAAGAATATTGAAGAAATAAATGTTGATAAATTTATAGATTTATGTGGAGAAGTATGTCCTGTTCCAGATGTAACAGCAAGAAAAGAAATAAAAAAATTAAAAAAAGGACAAGTATTACTTGTTATAGTTGATTATCCATTATCAAAAGAAAGAATTCCAAAGATAATAGAGAGTGATGGTAATGAAATTTTAGCTATAGTAGATGATTCACTGAGTACAAAAATATACATTAGGAGGAACTAAAGATATGTTTGATGCAATAGTAATTGGTGGTGGTCCAGGAGGATATGTTTCTGCTATAAGACTTTCTCAGCTTGGTAAAAAAGTTGCTATTATTGAAAAAAAAGCTTTTGGTGGAACATGTACAAATGTTGGGTGTATTCCAACAAAAGCCATGTTAACTTCAGCACATTTATATTCAGAAATAATTGAAAAATCAAAAAAGTTTGGAATAGAAGTAGAAAATGTAAATTATAATTTTAAAAATATAATGAAACATATGGAAAAAATAGTTACATCATCTAAAAAAGGTGTAGAATTTTTAATGAAGAAAAATAAAATAACTGTATACAATGGAACAGCAGAAATTTTAAATAAAAATACAGTTAAAATAAAAGAAACAAATGAAAATTTAGAAACTAAAAATTTAATATTGGCACATGGTTCTGTTCCAGTTATGTTTCCACCATTTGATAAGGTTGAAGGGTTGTGGACAAGCGATGATGTTTTTTCACTTGAAAAACTTCCAGAATCAATTTTAATAATAGGTGGAGGAGTAATAGGAATTGAATTTTCAACATTTTTTTCTACTTTAGGAAAAAAAGTTTATGTTATAGAATTAGCTGATCACATTTTACCAACAGAAGACTTAGACGTTGCAAATGAAGTCAAAAAAGTAATAAAGAAAAATGGAGTTTCAATATATGAAAAACATAAAGTGCTTGGAGTAGAAAAAAATGAAACTTCATATATTACTAAAATATTAAATTCTGAAACCAATGAAGAAATAAGTATTGAAACTGAAAAAGTACTTATGGCTGTTGGGAGAAAACCAAATATAACAGATGATATTAAAAATCTTGGAGTAAATATTGAAAGAGGCGTAATATCAAATGATGAAATGAAAACAAATATTGAAAATGTATATGCAGTAGGGGATATAAAAGGGAAAATAATGCTTGCTCATGTTGCAATGTTTGAAGGAATTGTTGCAGCACACAACATAGCTGGTGAAAAAAAATTAATGGATTATTCAGCAGTTCCATCAATAATTTTCTCTAATCCAGAAGTAGCTTCAACAGGTTTAAGAGAAAAAGATTTAGATAAAGAAAAAGTAATAGTATCAAAATTCCCACTTTCTGCAAACCCAAGAGCACGTACTCTTGAAGAAAGATATGGTTTTGTAAAAATTATTGCAGATAAAGAAACTAAGAAAATTTTGGGAATGTCTGTTGTTTCACCAAATGCAACAGATATGATTATGGAAGGAGTTATTTCAGTAAGAAATAATATGAATATAGAAAATTTAGTTGATTCAATTCATCCTCACCCAACTCTAACAGAATCTTTTTTGGGAGCATTGGAAGGATTAGAAGGAATGGCAATACATCTTTAAAAAAAGGGAGGATTTATTATGAAAAAATATTCAGAAACACATGAATATGCTATTATAGATGAAAAAATAGCAACAATAGGAATATCAATTAATGCAGCTGATGAATTAGGAGATATAACATTTATAGAATTACCTGAAGTTGGAAAAGAAGTTAAGAGTGGAGATGTTTTGTGTACTCTTGAATCTGTAAAATCAGCCGGTGATGTTTATACTCCATTAACTGGAAAAGTAATTGAAGTTAATAAAGCTTTAGAAGAAAAGCCAGAATTAATGAATGATGATCCTGAAGACGAAGGTTGGATTTGTAAAATAGAATTTAGCGCTAAAGAAGAAATAGATAATTTAAAAGATAGTGATTAAAAAAATATTTAAACAATTAAGTATTTAAATATATTAATATACTTAATTGTTTTTCTAATAACCATAATATAAGTGTTTTTTAATATTCTAATATATTAAGAGGTGATAAATATGGCAGTTCCAAATGATGTTCCAGCTATAGGTAAAGATGCATTGGGAAGAGAAGTAAAAGATTTAACAAAAGTTTCATGGTGGGGTTTAAATAGAAAAGAAGTTGAATGGTTTCCTAAGATTGACTTAGATAAATGTGCAGGTTGTGGTATTTGTTTTGTAAGTTGTGGAAGGAGAGTATTTGATTTTGATGCTTCATTAGAAAAACCTATTGTTGCTCAACCTTATAACTGTATGGTGGGTTGCCAAACTTGTGCAAATCTTTGTCCAACATCAGCAATATCTTTTCCTGATTCAAAGGAAATAAAAAAAATGGTTTCTAAAAACAATGTAGTAAAAAAAGCTTTTGAAAAAATCCAACCTCTTTTGAAAAAAGATAATCTAAGTGAAAAAGAAATAAAAATTACACCAAACGAATAAGAAGACAGCATTAGCTGTCTTCTTATTCGTTATTTTTTATTAAACCAACAGATTCTCTTTGTTTGTACTCCATCTGAATGGTTGTATGCTCGATATCAAAACTATCATGAGCTAACTTTGATATTTTTTCTCTTATTATATCTGCTTCACTTAATTTAACATCATCTTTTAGCTTTATATGAAATTCAGCATGAATATCATGTTCACTCAATCTCCATATGTGCAAATGGTGTATATTTTCAACTTCTTTTATTTTATTTATTTTATCTTCTAATTCTTTTACATTTATTTCTTCTGGTGTTGCTTGCATTAATATCTTTAAAGTTTCATTTAATATTTCAAAACTTTCTTTTATAACATAAGCACCTATTAAAGCTGTTAAAAGTGGGTCTATCCAATATATTTTAAAATAATAAATCATAATTCCACCTATAACAACACCTACAGAAGATAATGCATCAGACAATAAATGAAGATACGTTGATTTTATATTAACACTATCTTTTGCATTTTTGCTTAAAAGAATTACTGAAAGAGTATTTGCAATTAATCCAATGAGTGCTACCCATATCATAACTCCACCATTTATTGGTTCTGGATTAATAAACTTTAAATATGCTTCTTTAAATAAAAATATTGATACAATGACTAAAACTGAAGCATTGAACAATGCCGCAAGTATTTCTGCTCTTTTATAACCAAAGGTCATTTTTTCTGTATGTTTCTTTTTAGATAATTTTAAAGCTATGTAAGTTATAATAACTGAAAAGCCATCACTTAAATTATGGAGTGCATCAGACAACAAAGACAAACTACCTGAAAAAATACCTCCAATAATTTCAGCAACTGTTATTGAAAAATTTAAAAACATTGTTATAATAAGATTTTTTGAGTTTATTTCACCATGAGAATGATGATGCGCCAATTTAATCATCTCCTTTTACATGTTCATCTCCGATTTTAATTATTTTTTCAATATGTTCATCATCAAGAGAGTATCTAATAAATTTTCCTTCTCTTCTAGCCTTTACTAATTTATATTGTTTTAATAGTTTTAATTGATGTGAACAGGTAGATTGATTTAACTCTAAAAGTGTTGAAATTTTTTGGACACATTTTTCTCCATCTAAAAGTACGTGTAATATTTTTAATCTTGTTGGATCTGCAAAAGCGGAAAAAAATTCAGCAATATCTACATAATAATCATGTTCTTTAATATTTTCTTTAATAATAATCACTCCTTTACCTTAAAAATATATTTCCTAGCATCAATACTGCAGCTAACCAATTAGTATAAGCAAATATTTTTTTTAGATTTTTTGGTCTTGATTTTAAAGCTAACTTACCTCCAATTACTCCACCAAAGATTGCTATTATTGCCAATGAAATTGAAAGAACTGCATTAAAGTCTCCTTGAAATAAATGCCCTAAAAAGCCTGTAAATGCTGTAACCATTATCAATGGAGATGCTGTTCCAACCGCTACATACATTGGTACAGAACAACCTAAAACCATTAATGGAACTAAAAATGAACCTCCAGAAACGCCAACCATACCAGATGTAAATCCTATTAAAATAGTTATAGGAATAATTAGCCATAAGTTTATTAAATAATTATTATCTTTTGATTTTATAGTCCAATAACCAATTTTTTTATTTTTTGATGTGATATTTTTTTCTGCAACAGGAATTAACATTATTATTCCAGAAATAATTAGTAAAACTGAAAAAGTGAGTTTTAATGTTACTGGAGTAAAAAAATGAGAAAAATACCCACCTAAAAAAGCAGATGTAGCAGAAAGCCCTCCTATTAAAAAAGCTAAACTCCAAATTACAACCTTTTTTTTATGAAAAATAATCATTGCTGCAAATGCTGCACTAAAAAGTATAAATTGACCAGCTGTTGCTGCTTGACTTATTGGAATTCCAAATAATGTTAGTATTAACACATAAAAATTGCCTCCTCCTTTTCCTACCATTGTCATAGTAAGGGCTATAATGAAAATTAATATTCCAATTATTGTATTTATCATTCATTTTCACCATTAAACATATTTTTTATTTTTAAAATATCTTCAGTCCTTTTTTTATAATATAAAACAGGAGCTCTAAATTTCATAACCTTTCCATCATCATTAACTGGTATTAATAGTTGAAAGTCTTCTCTAAAATCTTGCCAATCTACTAAAATAGGAATATCTAATTTGAATTTTAAACATTCTTTTAAACTCGAAAGGTATTTTATTTCTTTAAAAGTATCTTTAAAATCATTTAAGTCATTTTCATTTAGATAAGTTAATACTGATAAATCTTTTAATTCTTCTTCATAAATCATTTCTTTATCTTTAAAGGCTAAAGTATATCCGTTTTTTAATCTTAATTCTTTTGTATCTTCAGATAATTCTCTTTGCTTTGCACTTCTACCTATCAAAACTGAATCAGCTTCATTATATTTAAGCATAGATAATGCTTGAGCCGCACTTGGAACCTTTATAAATTCTACTTCATCACTTACATTTTTTAAAATTTCACTTGCAAATGGTGTCATTGTGGGACAATAAACTAATTTCATATTATCACTCCTTTTCTATTTTTATCATTTTAACATATGAACGTATGCACATATATTATAAAT contains:
- the gcvH gene encoding glycine cleavage system protein GcvH, with amino-acid sequence MKKYSETHEYAIIDEKIATIGISINAADELGDITFIELPEVGKEVKSGDVLCTLESVKSAGDVYTPLTGKVIEVNKALEEKPELMNDDPEDEGWICKIEFSAKEEIDNLKDSD
- a CDS encoding 4Fe-4S dicluster domain-containing protein; the encoded protein is MAVPNDVPAIGKDALGREVKDLTKVSWWGLNRKEVEWFPKIDLDKCAGCGICFVSCGRRVFDFDASLEKPIVAQPYNCMVGCQTCANLCPTSAISFPDSKEIKKMVSKNNVVKKAFEKIQPLLKKDNLSEKEIKITPNE
- a CDS encoding cation diffusion facilitator family transporter, with the translated sequence MAHHHSHGEINSKNLIITMFLNFSITVAEIIGGIFSGSLSLLSDALHNLSDGFSVIITYIALKLSKKKHTEKMTFGYKRAEILAALFNASVLVIVSIFLFKEAYLKFINPEPINGGVMIWVALIGLIANTLSVILLSKNAKDSVNIKSTYLHLLSDALSSVGVVIGGIMIYYFKIYWIDPLLTALIGAYVIKESFEILNETLKILMQATPEEINVKELEDKINKIKEVENIHHLHIWRLSEHDIHAEFHIKLKDDVKLSEADIIREKISKLAHDSFDIEHTTIQMEYKQRESVGLIKNNE
- a CDS encoding ArsR/SmtB family transcription factor, whose amino-acid sequence is MIIIKENIKEHDYYVDIAEFFSAFADPTRLKILHVLLDGEKCVQKISTLLELNQSTCSHQLKLLKQYKLVKARREGKFIRYSLDDEHIEKIIKIGDEHVKGDD
- a CDS encoding sulfite exporter TauE/SafE family protein — protein: MINTIIGILIFIIALTMTMVGKGGGNFYVLILTLFGIPISQAATAGQFILFSAAFAAMIIFHKKKVVIWSLAFLIGGLSATSAFLGGYFSHFFTPVTLKLTFSVLLIISGIIMLIPVAEKNITSKNKKIGYWTIKSKDNNYLINLWLIIPITILIGFTSGMVGVSGGSFLVPLMVLGCSVPMYVAVGTASPLIMVTAFTGFLGHLFQGDFNAVLSISLAIIAIFGGVIGGKLALKSRPKNLKKIFAYTNWLAAVLMLGNIFLR